One Cryptomeria japonica chromosome 9, Sugi_1.0, whole genome shotgun sequence genomic window carries:
- the LOC131042138 gene encoding uncharacterized protein LOC131042138: MVRDGLKWQLGDGKKAGGGVIRDQLGDMIAAYAGNLSESSVTQAKGMALLWGLKMANDIGIKHLEIEGDSKVIIDSIKGKALARWKVEPILRDIRQLLVKMEDFTIDHIFREGNRATDSMVAKGRLQMGLRCWRNPNALPITVKEILDKEKALCQERTNPSAQ, encoded by the exons ATGGTCAGAGATGGTCTGAAGTGGCAGCTTGGAGATGGCAAAAAG GCTGGTGGTGGAGTCATCAGGGATCAACTAGGGGACATGATTGCAGCCTATGCTGGCAACCTCAGTGAAAGCTCGGTCACCCAAGCTAAGGGAATGGCCCTCCTCTGGGGGTTGAAAATGGCTAACGACATAGGAATAAAGCatctagaaattgaaggagactctaaaGTTATTATCGACTCTATCAAAGGGAAGGCTTTAGCTAGGTGGAAAGTGGAACCCATTCTAAGGGATATCAGGCAGTTGCtggtcaaaatggaggacttcaccaTAGACCACATCTTCAGAGAAGGAAATAGAGCGACAGATTCCATGGTGGCTAAAGGAAGGTTGCAGATGGGCTTACGATGCTGGAGGAACCCCAATGCGCTGCCAATCACTGTTAAGGAAATCCTGGATAAGGAAAAAGCCTTATGCCAGGAAAGGACTAACCCTTCTgcccaatga